The Syngnathus scovelli strain Florida chromosome 13, RoL_Ssco_1.2, whole genome shotgun sequence genome has a window encoding:
- the dmtn gene encoding LOW QUALITY PROTEIN: dematin (The sequence of the model RefSeq protein was modified relative to this genomic sequence to represent the inferred CDS: deleted 1 base in 1 codon), whose amino-acid sequence MNKVEAHVVAPDVPSSPATVAIMARVDELAVAYRDLAALPRDKAILQVERPDLMTYQPHLSFSPLDPPRRQRSLSPPATSPAMSPEAKGRRAESDGGSPGSSTLQLHAGRKVGAGLQHFHRPDNGSNIYTKPPIYKQGEFFFSSSCRLSHCGFASQRCPAEGSKLGGGGGVIQAAKFPAAQPPDPTQPSKIETDFWPCPPSLAAMEIEWRKKKMEEAEDNVEELSDEAQELEKIKSNLGRLILRREKETGLNPGLVRKKPEPAHQPHASPSAGASRSPSRSASGLSRRQSAEFSAAAADEAVAQNGEPQRHLRLDRGTSLPSILERKVYPYETLVVTHRGRCKLPPGVDRTRLERHLDPQQFPQVFGMSASEFERLSLWKRNELKKKASLF is encoded by the exons ATGAACAAG GTGGAGGCCCACGTCGTCGCTCCCGATGTCCCGTCGTCTCCCGCCACCGTTGCCATCATG GCACGCGTGGATGAGCTGGCGGTGGCGTACCGCGACCTGGCGGCTCTTCCCCGCGACAAAGCCATCCTGCAGGTAGAGCGACCTGACCTCATGACCTACCAGCCTCACCTCAGCTTCTCGCCGCTGGACCCGCCGCGCAGACAG CGCTCTCTGTCTCCGCCCGCCACCTCGCCGGCCATGTCTCCGGAG GCCAAAGGGCGGCGAGCGGAAAGTGACGGCGGTTCCCCCGGAAGCTCCACGCTGCAACTGCACGCCGGACGCAAAGTCGGCGCCGGCCTGCAGCACTTCCACCGGCcag ATAACGGGAGCAACATCTACACAAAGCCTCCCATCTATAAACAAGGtgagtttttcttc tcttcctcttgccgtctctcacactgtgggttcgCCTCGCAACGTTGTCCAGCAGAAGGTTCCAAActcggtggcggcggtggcgtcATCCAAGCGGCCAAGTTCCCTGCCGCTCAGCCCCCCGACCCCACGCAGCCGTCCAAGATAGAGACTGACTTCTGGCCCTGCCCCCCGTCGCTGGCCGCCATGG AAATCGAGTGGCGCAAGAAGAAAATGGAGGAAGCGGAGGACAATGTCGAGGAGCTGAGCGACGAAGCCCAGGAGCTGGAAAAG ATCAAGTCCAACTTGGGTCGCCTGATCCTGCGCCGGGAAAAGGAGACAGGCCTCAACCCGGGCTTGGTGCGGAAGAAGCCCGAGCCGGCGCACCAGCCGCACGCCA GCCCGTCGGCCGGCGCGTCCCGATCGCCGTCGCGTTCCGCCTCCGGGCTGAGCAGA AGGCAGTCGGCCGAATtttccgccgctgccgccgacgAGGCAG TGGCACAg AACGGCGAGCCCCAGCGCCATCTTCGTCTGGACCGCGGCACATCGCTGCCCAGCATCTTGGAGCGCAAG GTGTATCCCTACGAAACGCTGGTGGTGACCCACAGGGGGCGCTGCAAGCTCCCTCCCGGAGTGGACCGAACCCGactggag AGACATCTGGACCCTCAGCAGTTCCCCCAAGTTTTCGGAATGAGCGCCTCGGAATTTGAGCGCCTGTCGCTATGGAAACGGAACGAACTCAAGAAGAAGGCCTCGCTCTTCTGA
- the LOC125979479 gene encoding uncharacterized protein translates to MSGPSGWLEAWLCVTAVTLVRLGTADGTGGYARRGPRDPSVFFPVPVWKFMAGRGDSLDLARPQLCCSDDRLWVRLSLVGHSKARLAGGIRLLGLPNDSAASVRRLGSVLLLKLPSGSAHLQLAANVVALASCEDPSAAPRPPPPLILCGATRILVRLPLGSKVLGVQGVDDGAGVRPSAGSASVLISAAAKMDLTAEMSFDSLGETSAAGLADAQRAHEARPRSAQDDVDSDYGRQRKASAPPPASYEEGSPIFELWGYDEIPRGPFNEDTNGGLAPPPSVGATTSGACGATASPPSPSPACGSFTDTLASSPPPPPRVATTEPCWDPTAPQTGPGATPAQRAAPTAKSTSPLIRSGWTTTSPVGISKSPAAFRPPPASLPIPPTAHGRPVAATSSASLIATSSWSGAAALVKVLSGARATNPPAPSYLSLVSLTTTMTAVSPAAAARMSTPADSMSALAATAAVSPSEKASAAASTTSAVATLALAGRRFPVTTAAIGAATAEATTMVRSGQMATSSSTATTASPRPATRLYPSVIAVPATTLAPWQSPSSSSASKSPPTPATPMSTAVSPTSTTGVSPIAMNSCAHLPASTSILGASNVAFATRPSKSTRGIPVPPTGWWAPPTSSPPLPLASSPTKRTATSSSNLTWPLIKSATAAAAAAAAAAAASTTSTMLASTRSPTATIALTGAKSSPTPLRSGWSFPELVTPSTTDPPLPLIAPQSTPSSTMVPSSLAIPAAAISIPAPRTTLSAGSPPAFFTATPLKRTNSHSVTAAPPRLPTAPTMPPSPGSSVTPTTASAPETSLVATSAWAPSLSTWRATAVLPPTFARTSKATSTAVPAAAISPSIPASILSGPSMTSPEWVATFASPAASAVASTLSGTAALSTSRRPTSTLGPSRSAWASTADSSTITSPRMDTATSGAKANGASMTQSPSPVAETPAPSTVPILPPTTSTMYKSTFAMATTSAIATGMPATAGRTSLAVTTEVPAASTVATAAPTLAPLIATSAGSPTSSGPSLLTIPAPSATAIAPSTSSKISPAVVPTSVQGTTSVFPSTGGEASSSGSGSSSSSSSSSLPQSLSFSAPPTLLSKTSVPTTSTVMAASPWTAAISPSKGLPPTSTCAAAAGTRTLPSTMTAGIAPSTTSSSLVATIPSASTTPATASVTTTAVASSSLPTRTMRILDSASQATPSSSLSVPTTASAGTSTSIVRSTASLTTAASLATVTTCAPPPALSRPSPTPSSAETSARPSWSASSTVAKTTPTAVSAAPSDTFTICPSTSPGTTVAAAVSTDAMRTLAATTTTSTATSTDAPATPPTAIAPTTNPSLGRMSTSGSTTEGASSRLPTAPSATTLPASASFQMLWTVVPSMAFVSLGAPLHPATTAGLTQSASATSSPVWVQRTSALATTSPCVLPTKAALAPNTMLTSSSATSSRPVPTTPVASALLPTATAAVTTTSAAITPMSPATSVFTTGTAAAAAAAAGPPSTALPMTTPTTITQATTSGSPTSPGLTRGTATSPSAMSRPSANSSNSPAPTTAVLSKSAALAATTATSPSTMSGPSANSSNSPAPTTAVLSKSAALAATTTATSRVLTATSPGTASVTPGPSIGIQSTAVLSPTSTSARRIPHQAAETTSRVTATSGSTSPETAAAHGAMVAPTPTVILSRPRKTVSSPAAPMSTSAVTETSERTAPSASVVSAVPTSVRRTLFQTPMTTSPVTVGSSQVTARAGTTWTVTASSVTATSLDSSLTSKSTWSSSGTTFSSQTLSNAFPVTAVPGTSSPITATIRRIKGYAPPSPLLTTSPGSIHGTASNLTPTLGPWSTKAPPERAGALSPYRTTTYPKLVYEGHKGLHRIHKGHRTGGAPFPFLPTSPVSSRATIGSLTSVLAPWSSQSPLERVVRAPPSPIASYLKKMYGGYNHQRKGHRRGHKGHRRGHKGHRWGHKGHRRAHKGHRRAHKGQGHRWGHKRAGRLRGQHRGLKGYAHRRSVRAYGHGGGPKRHSHRSSDKVHPTRVSSQSPTPVARPRTTGSPASAPAPRSVEGGGRGGGHHHGGKEMSRMAKMRLARQSDHVIGEEPRRVTCSR, encoded by the exons ATGTCGGGACCTTCTGGGTGGCTTGAGGCATGGCTTTGCGTCACCGCGGTGACTCTAGTCCGCCTCGGCACAGCGGACGGGACCGGCGGGTACGCGCGTCGGGGGCCACGCGATCCTTCCGTGTTCTTCCCGGTCCCCGTGTGGAAATTCATGGCAG GACGTGGCGATTCTTTGGACCTTGCCCGGCCGCAGTTGTGCTGCAGCGACGACAGGCTTTGGGTCCGTTTGTCtctcgtcggacactccaaagCGCGATTGGCAG gCGGGATTCGGCTGCTGGGGCTGCCCAACGACTCTGCCGCTTCGGTTCGGAGGTTAGGTTCGGTGCTGCTGCTCAAGCTGCCCTCCGGTAGCGCGCACCTGCAGCTGGCG GCCAACGTGGTGGCACTGGCTTCCTGCGAAGATCCGTCCGCTGCCCCTCGTCCGCCGCCCCCTTTGATCCTCTGCGGAGCCACGCGAATCCTGGTCCGGCTGCCTCTGGGCTCCAAAGTACTCGGGGTCCAAGGTGTGGATGACGGAGCTGGAGTCCGTCCTTCTGCGGGTTCCGCGTCTGTGCTCATCTCCGCTGCAGCCAAGATG gATTTGACGGCAGAAATGTCTTTTGACTCTCTGGGGGAAACGTCCGCCGCCGGGCTGGCAGACGCTCAAAGAGCGCACGAGGCTCGGCCGAGATCCGCGCAGGATGACGTGGACTCTGACTATGGACGGCAGCGCAAGGCCAGCGCTCCACCGCCGGCGTCTTACGAGGAGGGCTCCCCCATCTTTGAATTGTGGGGTTATGATGAAATTCCCCGGGGTCCCTTTAATGAGGACACGAATGGCGGTCTCGCGCCACCGCCTTCAGTTGGCGCCACAACTTCAGGAGCCTGCGGCGCAACCGCTTCACCGCCTTCTCCATCTCCCGCCTGTGGAAGTTTCACAGACACTCTTGcgtcgtcgccgccgccgccgccgcgtgtAGCCACCACCGAACCATGTTGGGACCCGACAGCGCCGCAAACTGGCCCTGGAGCTACGCCGGCGCAGCGTGCTGCTCCTACCGCAAAGAGCACGTCTCCGCTAATCAGAAGTGGCTGGACTACTACATCTCCTGTTGGCATTTCAAAATCTCCTGCTGCATTCAGACCTCCACCTGCCTCGCTGCCAATCCCTCCGACCGCACACGGTCGTCCCGTAGCTGCCACCAGCTCAGCCTCTTTGATAGCGACATCCTCCTGGTCTGGAGCCGCAGCATTGGTCAAAGTCCTCTCCGGTGCACGAGCCACAAATCCTCCTGCTCCCTCGTATCTCTCTCTCGTGTCTTTGACGACCACGATGACTGCGGTGTCGCCGGCCGCAGCCGCCCGGATGAGCACTCCTGCCGACAGCATGAGCGCGttagccgccaccgccgccgtgtCTCCGAGTGAAAAGGCGAGCGCCGCAGCCTCTACGACAAGCGCTGTGGCAACTCTGGCTTTAGCGGGACGACGCTTCCCCGTAACAACCGCCGCTATTGGAGCAGCGACTGCTGAAGCCACCACGATGGTGCGTTCTGGCCAAATGGCAACGTCCTCATCTACCGCCACAACcgcttctccacggcccgcaacTAGGCTCTATCCGAGCGTAATTGCCGTACCCGCAACCACCTTGGCCCCGTGGCAGTCTCCGTCAAGTTCCTCTGCAAGCAAAAGTCCGCCCACCCCAGCCACACCGATGTCCACTGCGGTATCGCCGACGTCTACAACGGGCGTGTCTCCTATTGCGATGAACAGTTGTGCTCATTTGCCCGCAAGCACGTCCATTTTGGGAGCCTCAAATGTTGCCTTCGCCACGAGGCCTTCTAAAAGCACTCGGGGAATTCCAGTACCTCCGACGGGATGGTGGGCTCCGCCGACGAGCAGCCCTCCTCTTCCACTCGCGTCATCTCCTACCAAAAGGACAGCTACGAGTAGCTCTAATTTGACGTGGCCCCTCATTAAAAGCgcaactgctgctgctgccgccgccgccgccgccgccgccgcctcaacTACAAGTACAATGCTTGCAAGCACTCGATCTCCCACCGCCACAATCGCACTAACTGGAGCGAAAAGCAGCCCAACTCCTTTAAGATCCGGATGGAGCTTTCCTGAATTGGTCACGCCTTCAACAActgatcctcctcttcctcttattGCACCCCAAAGCACACCGAGCTCCACAATGGTCCCTTCTTCTCTCGCAATCCCTGCCGCCGCCATCAGCATCCCCGCTCCACGCACCACGTTATCTGCCGGATCTCCGCCTGCTTTTTTCACGGCTACACCTTTGAAAAGAACAAATTCACATTCCGTCACGGCCgctcctcctcgtcttcctaCCGCGCCGACAATGCCTCCGAGCCCCGGCTCTTCCGTTACCCCGACGACTGCTTCCGCTCCCGAAACGAGTCTCGTAGCCACAAGCGCCTGGGCGCCTTCGCTAAGCACATGGCGCGCGACCGCGGTTCTTCCTCCCACGTTTGCGAGGACCTCTAAGGCAACATCCACCGCTGTGCCGGCAGCTGCTATCTCTCCGTCCATACCCGCCTCTATTCTCTCGGGTCCTTCGATGACCTCTCCTGAGTGGGTGGCGACCTTTGCATCGCCCGCCGCTTCCGCAGTAGCGAGCACGCTAAGCGGCACGGCTGCTCTGAGCACGAGTCGGCGACCCACGAGCACCTTGGGCCCGTCACGGAGCGCCTGGGCCTCTACAGCGGATTCCAGcacgatcacaagtcctcgaatGGACACGGCTACCTCTGGTGCAAAGGCAAACGGTGCATCTATGACTCAAAGCCCGAGTCCCGTGGCCGAAACGCCGGCTCCAAGCAcagtgccaattcttcctccgaCCACATCGACCATGTACAAAAGCACCTTTGCTATGGCCACGACCTCAGCTATAGCCACGGGGATGCCCGCTACTGCGGGGAGGACGTCACTGGCCGTGACTACTGAGGTGCCGGCCGCATCTACCGTCGCCACTGCTGCTCCAACCTTGGCTCCTTTGATCGCAACTTCCGCTGGAAGCCCAACTTCGAGTGGACCTTCTCTGCTCACCATTCCTGCTCCAAGCGCAACTGCAATAGCCCCAAGCACCTCTTCTAAGATCTCACCTGCTGTTGTACCCACAAGCGTACAAGGCACGACTTCAGTGTTTCCAAGCACAGGTGGTGAAGCCTcaagcagcggcagcggcagcagcagcagcagcagcagcagctccctCCCACAAAGCCTATCCTTTTCTGCTCCTCCCACACTGCTCAGCAAAACCTCAGTTCCCACCACATCCACTGTAATGGCGGCTTCTCCGTGGACTGCTGCCATTTCTCCAAGCAAAGGTCTTCCACCTACTTCCAcctgcgcggcggcggcgggcacgAGGACACTCCCAAGCACAATGACGGCGGGTATTGCTCCAAGCACTACAAGCTCATCTCTTGTAGCCACAATTCCAAGTGCCTCTACGACCCCCGCAACCGCCTCTGTTACGACAACTGCAGTGGCTTCAAGTTCACTTCCGACAAGGACTATGAGAATTTTGGATTCCGCTTCACAAGCCACGCCGAGCTCCTCTCTTAGTGTGCCGACAACCGCCTCGGCCGGGACCTCGACTTCTATTGTCCGGTCGACCGCCTCTTTGACCACTGCGGCATCTCTGGCCACGGTGACAACTTGCGCTCCACCCCCAGCCCTCTCAAGGCCTTCACCAACTCCGAGCTCTGCTGAAACTTCCGCACGCCCGTCTTGGAGCGCAAGTTCGACCGTGGCCAAAACCACCCCGACTGCTGTATCCGCAGCTCCATCAGACACTTTTACCATCTGTCCAAGCACAAGTCCCGGAACCACCGTTGCTGCAGCCGTTTCTACCGACGCCATGCGAACTCTTGCCGCAACCACAACAACTTCTACAGCAACATCTACCGATGCGCCCGCAACTCCACCAACGGCTATCGCTCCAACTACAAATCCTTCGCTCGGAAGGATGTCTACCTCTGGAAGCACAACTGAAGGTGCTTCAAGTAGACTTCCTACAGCTCCGAGCGCAACTACGCTGCCCGCGAGCGCCTCTTTCCAGATGCTGTGGACTGTTGTACCCTCAATGGCATTTGTTTCTCTAGGCGCACCTCTTCACCCTGCAACCACTGCTGGCCTCACACAAAGCGCATCAGCCACAAGTTCTCCTGTGTGGGTCCAAAGAACCTCTGCTTTGGCCACAACAAGCCCTTGTGTGCTTCCCACGAAGGCTGCTCTTGCTCCAAATACAATGCTAACAAGTAGCTCTGCTACCTCATCACGTCCTGTACCCACAACTCCAGTGGCCTCCGCGCTGCTTCCGACCGCAACGGCCGCTGTCACAACTACCTCGGCAGCCATTACTCCAATGTCTCCAGCCACAAGTGTATTTACTACTGGAACTGCAGCTGcagctgccgctgctgccgggCCGCCCAGTACAGCACTACCCATGACAACGCCAACCACAATCACCCAGGCCACCACTTCAGGCTCTCCAACAAGTCCTGGTCTTACAAGAGGCACAGCTACCTCACCAAGCGCAATGTCTCGGCCGAGCGCAAATTCAAGCAATAGTCCGGCTCCGACCACTGCCGTATTGTCGAAAAGCGCCGCTTTGGCAGCGACGACTGCAACCTCACCAAGCACAATGTCTGGGCCGAGCGCAAATTCAAGCAATAGTCCGGCTCCGACCACTGCCGTATTGTCGAAAAGCGCCGCTTTGGCAGCGACGACAACTGCGACCTCCCGGGTTCTCACAGCGACTTCTCCGGGGACTGCAAGCGTGACACCTGGGCCGAGCATAGGTATACAAAGCACTGCAGTCCTCTCTCCAACCTCCACTTCAGCAAGAAGAATTCCCCACCAagcagcagagacaacctctcgcgTGACTGCAACATCTGGGTCAACGTCTCCAGAGACTGCGGCGGCACACGGAGCGATGGTCGCTCCGACTCCGACCGTAATCCTGTCGCGTCCGAGAAAGACGGTTTCCTCTCCAGCGGCGCCAATGTCTACTTCCGCAGTGACGGAAACATCAGAAAGGACCGCTCCTTCTGCTTCAGTCGTTTCGGCCGTGCCGACCTCAGTACGGAGAACTCTGTTCCAAACCCCAATGACCACTTCTCCGGTAACCGTCGGAAGTTCTCAAGTGACTGCAAGAGCTGGGACCACTTGGACAGTGACTGCATCAAGTGTCACAGCAACAAGTCTGGATTCATCCCTAACAAGCAAGTCAACATGGTCTTCTTCAGGAACCACCTTTTCCTCTCAAACTCTGTCAAATGCCTTTCCAGTGACGGCAGTACCTGGGACATCTTCACCAATCACGGCAACAATTAGAAGAATCAAGGGCTACGCCCCTCCCTCTCCATTGCTGACAACTTCTCCAGGTTCAATTCATGGAACCGCCAGCAATTTGACTCCAACACTAGGTCCCTGGTCCACAAAAGCCCCTCCTGAAAGAGCAGGTGCTCTGTCACCATATCGGACCACTACTTATCCAAAGCTAGTATATGAGGGTCACAAGGGCCTCCACCGCATTCACAAGGGCCACCGCACAGGAGGGGCTCCCTTTCCGTTTCTGCCCACTTCTCCGGTCTCAAGTCGTGCAACAATCGGCAGTTTGACGTCAGTCCTTGCTCCCTGGTCCTCACAATCCCCTCTTGAGAGAGTAGTTCGAGCGCCCCCATCTCCAATCGCTTCCTAtctgaagaaaatgtatggcggCTACAACCATCAGCGCAAAGGCCACCGCAGGGGTCACAAGGGCCACCGCAGGGGTCACAAGGGCCACCGCTGGGGTCACAAGGGCCACCGCAGGGCTCACAAGGGCCACCGCAGGGCTCACAAGGGCCAGGGCCACCGCTGGGGTCATAAGCGCGCTGGCCGCCTCAGAGGTCAACACAGAGGTCTCAAGGGCTATGCCCACCGCAGAAGCGTTAGGGCTTACGGTCATGGCGGAGGTCCCAAGAGGCACAGCCACCGCAGCTCCGACAAGGTCCATCCTACGAGAGTCTCCTCCCAATCGCCGACTCCAGTAGCTAGACCTAGAACAACCGGGAGTCCGGCTTCAGCGCCTGCTCCCCGGTCAGTTGAGGGCGGCGGACGCGGCGGAGGACACCATCACGGCGGCAAGGAAATGAGCAGGATGGCAAAGATGAGGCTGGCCAGGCAAAGCGACCATGTCATAGGCGAGGAGCCCCGCCGAGTCACATGTTCaagatga
- the cfap53 gene encoding cilia- and flagella-associated protein 53 isoform X1 yields MLPARRAMLLRQRQEEERQRASECAREREACRVNNRWLLTSEARNAGHSVRRDVDDVMMQHRCAVHQRQQRLRQLLEDEERQLVLSARQARETPSERQAQMRERAKSLHDAREAQRRQVVALKLDQQFREQCQELRQAQSKQRFLQVCEERAAQLRSQRELALARQREDDMFQQLWRADAHAKEERERCEATRARRCDQMQTEFLRQQLDDAESQRQSRRRDRQEQARQQVLQTWPSSCGRSGPQSAHVTCCLQEEQTQALQRQAQRERGLRHQGQAARRRLLDDSLRLKMERVAKEQQDELQLDLDILRQTLQDESQAQRDTADKRADLRDEQLRFRQYLADQTAARQKDEEEMEQMMGEKMKETWDRRERQNRLQQDARNRLMREVAESHQLQNAQKQQREVQRRADIAKERMEVDAALQDTKQADEELSKRQRRAYVAYQAELQAQVEQLRRQRREREDEERREQRHLEQLEQEKLERKDRVLARPNDGIMHPFRKAAGAQEQRPKALASPGHSPRH; encoded by the exons ATGCTTCCCGCCCGACGCGCCATGCTGCTTCGCCAGAGGCAGGAAGAGGAGCGCCAGCGCGCCAGCGAATGCGCCCGCGAGCGCGAAGCGTGCCGGGTCAACAATCGCTGGCTGCTGACCAGCGAGGCTCGCAACGCGGGCCACTCCGTCCGGAGGGACGTGGATGATGTCATGATGCAGCACCGCTGCGCCGTGCACCAGCGCCAACAAAG GCTGCGGCAGCTTCTGGAGGACGAGGAGCGCCAGCTGGTGCTGTCGGCTCGCCAGGCGAGGGAGACGCCGTCCGAGAGACAAGCGCAGATGCGCGAGCGAGCCAAAAGTCTGCACGACGCCAGAGAGGCGCAGCGCCGGCAAGTGGTGGCGCTAAAGCTGGACCAGCAGTTCAG GGAGCAGTGCCAGGAACTCCGCCAGGCTCAGAGTAAGCAGCGCTTTTTGCAGGTTTGCGAAGAGCGGGCCGCCCAGCTGCGCAGCCAGCGGGAGCTGGCCCTGGCCCGCCAGCGCGAAGACGACATGTTCCAGCAGCTGTGGCGAGCCGACGCCCACGCCAAGGAGGAGCGCGAGCGCTGCGAGGCCACCCGGGCTCGGCGCTGCGACCAGATGCAGACGGAGTTCCTGCGCCAGCAGCTGGACGACGCCGAGAGCCAGCGGCAGAGCCGGCGCCGCGACAGGCAGGAGCAAGCGCGACAGCAGGTCCTGCAAACGTGGCCGTCGTCGTGTGGTCGGTCGGGGCCACAATCTGCGCACGTGACTTGTTGCCTGCAGGAGGAGCAGACCCAGGCTCTGCAGCGGCAGGCGCAGCGCGAGCGCGGCCTGCGACACCAGGGCCAGGCGGCCCGCCGCCGCCTGCTGGACGACAGCTTGCGTCTCAAGATGGAGCGCGTGGCCAAGGAGCAGCAAGACGAGCTCCAGCTGGACTTGGACATCCTGCGCCAGACGCTCCAGGACGAGAGTCAGGCCCAGCGGGACACGGCCGACAAGCGG GCCGACCTGAGGGACGAGCAGCTGCGCTTTCGCCAGTATTTGGCCGACCAGACGGCGGCGCGCCAAAAGGACGAGGAGGAGATGGAGCAAATGATGGGCGAGAAGATGAAAGAGACGTGGGACAGACGGGAGCGGCAGAACCGCCTGCAGCAGGACGCCAGGAACCGGCTCATGCGCGAGGTGGCCGAGTCGCACCAGCTGCAGAACGCACAGAAAC AGCAACGTGAAGTTCAACGGCGCGCCGACATCGCCAAGGAGCGAATGGAGGTGGACGCCGCCCTGCAGGACACCAAGCAGGCCGACGAGGAGCTGTCCAAGAG GCAGCGGCGGGCCTACGTGGCGTACCAGGCCGAGCTCCAGGCGCAGGTGGAGCAGCTCCGGCGCCAGAGGAGGGAGCGGGAGGACGAGGAGCGCAGGGAGCAGCGGCATCTGGAGCAGTTGGAGCAGGAGAAGCTGGAGAGGAAGGACCGGGTCCTGGCCCGGCCCAACGACGGCATCATGCACCCCTTTCGGAAAGCGGCCGGCGCCCAGGAGCAGCGGCCCAAGGCTTTGGCGAGTCCTGGCCACTCACCCCGGCACTAA
- the cfap53 gene encoding cilia- and flagella-associated protein 53 isoform X2, with the protein MLPARRAMLLRQRQEEERQRASECAREREACRVNNRWLLTSEARNAGHSVRRDVDDVMMQHRCAVHQRQQRLRQLLEDEERQLVLSARQARETPSERQAQMRERAKSLHDAREAQRRQVVALKLDQQFREQCQELRQAQSKQRFLQVCEERAAQLRSQRELALARQREDDMFQQLWRADAHAKEERERCEATRARRCDQMQTEFLRQQLDDAESQRQSRRRDRQEQARQQEEQTQALQRQAQRERGLRHQGQAARRRLLDDSLRLKMERVAKEQQDELQLDLDILRQTLQDESQAQRDTADKRADLRDEQLRFRQYLADQTAARQKDEEEMEQMMGEKMKETWDRRERQNRLQQDARNRLMREVAESHQLQNAQKQQREVQRRADIAKERMEVDAALQDTKQADEELSKRQRRAYVAYQAELQAQVEQLRRQRREREDEERREQRHLEQLEQEKLERKDRVLARPNDGIMHPFRKAAGAQEQRPKALASPGHSPRH; encoded by the exons ATGCTTCCCGCCCGACGCGCCATGCTGCTTCGCCAGAGGCAGGAAGAGGAGCGCCAGCGCGCCAGCGAATGCGCCCGCGAGCGCGAAGCGTGCCGGGTCAACAATCGCTGGCTGCTGACCAGCGAGGCTCGCAACGCGGGCCACTCCGTCCGGAGGGACGTGGATGATGTCATGATGCAGCACCGCTGCGCCGTGCACCAGCGCCAACAAAG GCTGCGGCAGCTTCTGGAGGACGAGGAGCGCCAGCTGGTGCTGTCGGCTCGCCAGGCGAGGGAGACGCCGTCCGAGAGACAAGCGCAGATGCGCGAGCGAGCCAAAAGTCTGCACGACGCCAGAGAGGCGCAGCGCCGGCAAGTGGTGGCGCTAAAGCTGGACCAGCAGTTCAG GGAGCAGTGCCAGGAACTCCGCCAGGCTCAGAGTAAGCAGCGCTTTTTGCAGGTTTGCGAAGAGCGGGCCGCCCAGCTGCGCAGCCAGCGGGAGCTGGCCCTGGCCCGCCAGCGCGAAGACGACATGTTCCAGCAGCTGTGGCGAGCCGACGCCCACGCCAAGGAGGAGCGCGAGCGCTGCGAGGCCACCCGGGCTCGGCGCTGCGACCAGATGCAGACGGAGTTCCTGCGCCAGCAGCTGGACGACGCCGAGAGCCAGCGGCAGAGCCGGCGCCGCGACAGGCAGGAGCAAGCGCGACAGCAG GAGGAGCAGACCCAGGCTCTGCAGCGGCAGGCGCAGCGCGAGCGCGGCCTGCGACACCAGGGCCAGGCGGCCCGCCGCCGCCTGCTGGACGACAGCTTGCGTCTCAAGATGGAGCGCGTGGCCAAGGAGCAGCAAGACGAGCTCCAGCTGGACTTGGACATCCTGCGCCAGACGCTCCAGGACGAGAGTCAGGCCCAGCGGGACACGGCCGACAAGCGG GCCGACCTGAGGGACGAGCAGCTGCGCTTTCGCCAGTATTTGGCCGACCAGACGGCGGCGCGCCAAAAGGACGAGGAGGAGATGGAGCAAATGATGGGCGAGAAGATGAAAGAGACGTGGGACAGACGGGAGCGGCAGAACCGCCTGCAGCAGGACGCCAGGAACCGGCTCATGCGCGAGGTGGCCGAGTCGCACCAGCTGCAGAACGCACAGAAAC AGCAACGTGAAGTTCAACGGCGCGCCGACATCGCCAAGGAGCGAATGGAGGTGGACGCCGCCCTGCAGGACACCAAGCAGGCCGACGAGGAGCTGTCCAAGAG GCAGCGGCGGGCCTACGTGGCGTACCAGGCCGAGCTCCAGGCGCAGGTGGAGCAGCTCCGGCGCCAGAGGAGGGAGCGGGAGGACGAGGAGCGCAGGGAGCAGCGGCATCTGGAGCAGTTGGAGCAGGAGAAGCTGGAGAGGAAGGACCGGGTCCTGGCCCGGCCCAACGACGGCATCATGCACCCCTTTCGGAAAGCGGCCGGCGCCCAGGAGCAGCGGCCCAAGGCTTTGGCGAGTCCTGGCCACTCACCCCGGCACTAA